In the Mobula birostris isolate sMobBir1 chromosome 25, sMobBir1.hap1, whole genome shotgun sequence genome, AAAAGATCGGAAGACTATAATGTTTAAAGAATCAAAAAGAAATATTTGAAGGGTCAAAAAGGCCACCCTAAACTAAATGAATTGTGCACTTTGAATTCCATTTGCAGGGAAGGTCCATTTTACTGGAAAGTTGCTGACTTAAGCTGTATGAAATGATAGCTCTGTTTGTGACTGGAATCTTCTTAAACTATCCAGCATTGCACAGAGCTAGGGTGGGGTTGGTGAGAGAGAACAGTTTAGTGAAGACTATAACTTGAGGGCATAGGCTTAAGATGACAAGTGAGAAATTTCAAGGGAATCTTTGGTGTGAGTTTTTCCCACACACAGggtggtggatctatggaatgagctgccagagaaagcggTAGACAGTGGGAGGAACAAGTATTgccttttaaaagacatttggacagatacacagacaggaaaggtttaaaggtaTATGGGTCAAATCATAGTACATGGGCCAATGAGATTATCTTAAATAGGCAACCTGCTCAACATGGACGAATTGAGCAAttttcatgcaacacacacaatgctggaggaactcagcaggccaggcagcatctatggaaaagagtaaacagttgatgctttgggctgagacccttcatcaggacttccagcacctgcagattttctcttgtttgtgagtcaTTTCCACGTTGTGTAACTCTACAAACCTATGAAACATTTACCTATCACCCAAAGCAGTTTCTGGGTTTTGAAGTTTCAATATGATCTCTAGATGACAGCTAGTAACAGATTGACACTACCATAAATGGAAAAAAATAGCTATCCTTCTCAGGCAACTTGTAGTTTCTTTTGAAGAACAGTGCAGACCAAGAGAACACGCATCTTGTAAATGGCAAAGGTAGGATTAAAAAAAACATCTGTTTTATTTTGATCAAATATAACAATGGCAAGCACTATGATAACCAAATTACCACTGAAGTCAGCTCAGCATATTTTACTGATTTTCTGTAGTAAAACTGAACGCTGTTCTTCACTGACCAGATTCTCTGCAATGGAATGGAGGAAGTGTTTTTCATTGATCTTCTTAAGTAACCCAGTAGTAGAGGTATTGGCCAACATCAGGGTCTCATACTGAGAAAGCAGCTCCAAGGATACATAATACAGAGAATCAGAGGTCCCAGAGGGCATCATCACCATAATATGAATTACGTGACAAAAAAGTTGCACAATCACAAAGCTGGCTTCTTGATTCCCATCAACATTCTGAGCCGCAAGTCCTTTGAGTTTGCACTTCACCGACTCTAAAATGTCTGACACGCTGCTGGCACACTGCCGTGCTACGTACTTCCACCCTGATGTCGGAAGCCAGTCAGAGCAGCTACAACTGCAGATCAGCTGAAAGGCTCGGAGCAGGAGCTGAGAGAACTGCAAGTGATGCGCAAAAGGCCGGAGGTTAAGCAGCGGCAAGTAATGAACGTATTCCAGAGTAAACGGCACATGAAGTAATTCGCGCTGTAGAAGGCTCTTCACAACGTGGTTGAGACGTTTCCATTCACCTGAACTGCACCACGGCAGGAGCTGGATCAGCGCAATTAGAAAGCCCTTGGTGAACATGTTGACTTCCTCATCATTTTTTGCATCAATTACTAGATGGGACAACATCTGCTCCATCATGTGTGTGGAAACACAACAACACTCCATCCAGGCCAGGAGCCCAGTACCTGGACCATACTGTGGGAGGTTGAGTGGTGACCAACCATCATCAGAAAGGTCACACACCTCAAACAACGTGGCAGGTACCTCATATTTAAAATGTCCCCCAAAGATGCTTTTTAACCAAAGGCGCACAGTCCAGTCCAAATGTTCGGTTTCCCTGTACAGCCAACAAACAGAAGTTGACCACATATCCGGATTTACAGAAATTATCTGTTCAACTGCATCACACACCATTCCCAACGTCTCAGTTAGGAGAGCTTTTGTTTCTATTGAAACATGATCGGATGCCTTAGTACTATGGTCCTCCCAGCACAAGATGCAGCTGTCCAGGAGCTGAGAAAGGGCATAGATGAGAGGAAATGGGCAGCAGCCGAGTAGCCAGTGCTCCTTGGTTCCGTCGTCAGTCGCAGACAGTTTTAAAGCACTGTTAAGAACCCTGAGAGGAAACACGATCTTGGAGTCTCCTCCTGTCAAGTAAGGAAGAACAAACATCTTCACAACATGTGCGGGCTGGAGAAGTGGAATTGGGGGTTCTTGATCAACGACCTCTGCAGGTTCCATCAGCAATGTCAGGAACTCAAGAAACTGGTGTTCCTCCTTGGCGCTGGTGAGGCTGTCAAAGCTAACTTCCAAAAGACACTTTGCCAAAATATTTCGCCCTTCTGAGGACTGATCGTCCTTGCAAGACAGTGCTGGTAGGTTCTTCAGGATCTGGCCAAAAAGCTTGTGAGCACCCAGATTCACGGCGGCCAAGTGGCACATTTTCTGCAGGGTGGCTTCTGGATTTAAAAAAGCAACCCTAACAACAGCAGTCACAGCTTTATCAATGCTATTTACTGCCTCACTCTGGGTAATACAATTGAACACCATGTTCACCTCTTCCTCAAACCAATTCTTCACTACTCCTCTGTCTCTACAGAGGCCCTTGCCACCATAGGCAGACAGTACTCCCAAGAGGGCTTTATTTTTGTCTGCGACTGGGAGCGCAGACAGGCAATCCAAAATCACATTCTTCAATCGTTTGACTTTTGATGGTTCAGTGGTCGCACAAGGGGACCTATCGGTAAGTGTTCCAGCTAACTTCAAAACTAAAACAGTGCTTTGATAAatctctttattcctttcaaGACATTCGAGCCAGCCGCACTCTGAAAAAGCCCAGCTGGGAGTTGACACAAATATCTCTCTTATCTCTTCAAACCGTTCCATTCTACTATCAATTATTGTTAA is a window encoding:
- the gemin4 gene encoding gem-associated protein 4 codes for the protein MEWGSWICCEKMAVLHGGFLLAEKKSQHGTLLEMKKSDWPTLGKPIVCAVQEICINEADVVQGPGQTKLWQEKVLALVWAKLLNSNANEASMKEKVNSDAESDRRWKEDLFFSAEGMIPEINHTVLFELVKSLRAAEDFVKLLSALPADTCRLEMTRFLDHVLDDTSDEDVGVFLDVWWELLKVNEGQRDEIAQTFGDEVKKYLARSADEFCRSPKRLKLDPDIPLLPPVSLPGSSGDLSIPPLFLDGLKQMKAHVTQYVYKCSAIVKLIDTLCRSLLPDGGVELPTEVYLQKLSSLIVLGNPLVQPFPVTTDFISIVKKSERELRASYQKSAFQLPQGELAPGVELLADIFQSWAPEIQTELENDTVSGRLALYRTVESLKYLNQVCPLFQNCEVVPQNTKEILSDLVLSSSSFVQKFDSCILPDDAATVDKVKMSAALTIIDSRMERFEEIREIFVSTPSWAFSECGWLECLERNKEIYQSTVLVLKLAGTLTDRSPCATTEPSKVKRLKNVILDCLSALPVADKNKALLGVLSAYGGKGLCRDRGVVKNWFEEEVNMVFNCITQSEAVNSIDKAVTAVVRVAFLNPEATLQKMCHLAAVNLGAHKLFGQILKNLPALSCKDDQSSEGRNILAKCLLEVSFDSLTSAKEEHQFLEFLTLLMEPAEVVDQEPPIPLLQPAHVVKMFVLPYLTGGDSKIVFPLRVLNSALKLSATDDGTKEHWLLGCCPFPLIYALSQLLDSCILCWEDHSTKASDHVSIETKALLTETLGMVCDAVEQIISVNPDMWSTSVCWLYRETEHLDWTVRLWLKSIFGGHFKYEVPATLFEVCDLSDDGWSPLNLPQYGPGTGLLAWMECCCVSTHMMEQMLSHLVIDAKNDEEVNMFTKGFLIALIQLLPWCSSGEWKRLNHVVKSLLQRELLHVPFTLEYVHYLPLLNLRPFAHHLQFSQLLLRAFQLICSCSCSDWLPTSGWKYVARQCASSVSDILESVKCKLKGLAAQNVDGNQEASFVIVQLFCHVIHIMVMMPSGTSDSLYYVSLELLSQYETLMLANTSTTGLLKKINEKHFLHSIAENLVSEEQRSVLLQKISKIC